From Orcinus orca chromosome 3, mOrcOrc1.1, whole genome shotgun sequence, a single genomic window includes:
- the LOC101285118 gene encoding zinc finger protein 300 isoform X1: MMKSQGLVSFKDVAVDFTQEEWQQLDPAQKTLYRDVMLENYSHLVSMGHPVSKPDVISKLEQGEDPWIMKRDIPNWIYPYEDQADGRQGKKSNLDNTQSCILGSVSFHNKILKGVTKDGSFYSILKVCQGDGHLQRCQKNRLFRQVTVINNKTMTVESDHKYNALGKIFQECIGSVTSRQRPHNCDAFKNDLKSSIDLPSCNKSNSGKNPDESFGCGKSSIHGVSNPDLEKIHNRVIPCDDNECGNIFSKKQSLIQYQNVETKEKTCVCITCGKAFAKKSQLIVHQRIHTGKKPYNCGACGKAFSEKFHLIVHQRIHTGEKPYECSECGKAFSQKSSLIIHQRVHTGEKPYECSDCGKAFSQKSPLIIHQRIHTGEKPYECRECGKAFSQKSQLIIHHRAHTGEKPYECTECGKAFCEKSHLIIHKRIHTGEKPYKCAQCEEAFSRKTELITHQLIHTGEKPYECTACGKTFSRKSQLIIHQRTHTGEKPYKCSECGKAFCQKSHLIGHQRIHTGEKPYVCTECGKAFSQKSHLPGHQRIHTGEKPYICAECGKAFSQKSDLVLHQRIHTGERPYQCAVCGKAFIQKSQLTVHQRIHSSGKIIIN; this comes from the exons atgaTGAAGTCCCAG GGGTTAGTATCATTCAAGGATGTGGCTGTGGATTTCACCCAGGAGGAGTGGCAGCAACTGGACCCTGCTCAGAAGACCCTGTACAgggatgtgatgctggagaactaCAGCCACCTGGTCTCAATGG GGCATCCAGTTTCCAAACCAGATGTCATCTCCAAGTTGGAACAAGGAGAAGATCCATGGATCATGAAGAGAGACATACCAAATTGGATCTATCCATATGAAGATCAGGCAGATGGGCGACAAGGGAA GAAAAGTAACCTTGACAACACCCAATCATGTATTTTGGGGTCTGTTTCCTTCCATAATAAGATACTGAAAGGAGTCACAAAGGATGGTTCATTTTACTCCATATTAAAAGTCTGTCAAGGTGATGGCCACCTACAGAGATGTCAGAAAAACAGACTTTTCAGGCAAGTAACAGtcatcaacaacaaaacaatgacTGTGGAGTCAGACCACAAATATAACGCATTGggcaaaatatttcaagaatgcaTAGGGTCAGTTACTTCAAGACAAAGACCCCATAACtgtgatgcatttaaaaatgacTTGAAATCTAGTATTGACCTACCTAGTTGTAATAAGagcaattcaggaaaaaaccctgaTGAGAGTTTTGGATGTGGAAAATCATCCATCCATGGTGTGTCCAATCCTGATCTTGAGAAAATTCACAATCGAGTAATTCCCTGTGATGATAATGAGTGTGGAAACATTTTCAGCAAGAAACAATCCCTTATTCAGTATCAGAATGTTGAAACTAAGGAGAAAACCTGTGTATGTATTACATGTGGAAAAGCCTTTGCTAAGAAGTCACAGCTCATTGTACATCAACGAATTCATACTGGGAAGAAACCATACAATTGTGGTGCatgtgggaaagctttcagtgAGAAGTTTCACCTTATTGTACATCAAAGAATTCATACTGGggagaaaccttatgaatgttctgaatgtggaaaagccttctcTCAAAAATCATCCCTCATTATACATCAAAGAGTTCATActggggaaaaaccatatgaatgTAGTGACTGTGGGAAAGCCTTCTCCCAGAAATCACCCCTCATTatacatcagagaattcacactggagagaaaccttatgaatgtagAGAGTGTGGTAAGGCCTTCTCCCAGAAGTCACAGCTGATTATACATCATAGAGCtcatactggagagaagccctatgagtgtactgaatgtggaaaagccttctgTGAGAAGTCCCACCTCATCATACATAAAAggattcacactggagagaaaccctacaaATGTGCTCAATGTGAGGAAGCCTTCAGCAGGAAGACAGAACTCATTACACACCAGTTAATTCATACTGGGGAGAAACCTTACGAATGTACTGCATGTGGGAAGACCTTCTCCCGGAAGTCACAGCTCATTATACATCAGAGAACACATACTGGAGAAAAGCCCTATAaatgcagtgaatgtggaaaagccttctgTCAGAAATCACATCTCATTGGACATCAGAGGATTCACACAGGAGAAAAACCTTACGTTTGTactgaatgtggaaaagccttctcTCAAAAGTCTCACCTCCCAGGGCATCAGCGGattcatacaggagagaaaccttataTATGTGCTGAATGTGGAAAGGCATTTTCTCAGAAGTCAGACCTTGTtttacatcagagaattcatacaggGGAAAGACCTTATCAGTGTGCTgtatgtgggaaagccttcatcCAGAAATCACAACTCACTgtacatcagagaattcacagcAGTGGTAAAATCATAATAAACTAA
- the LOC117196796 gene encoding LOW QUALITY PROTEIN: testis-specific Y-encoded protein 1-like (The sequence of the model RefSeq protein was modified relative to this genomic sequence to represent the inferred CDS: inserted 1 base in 1 codon; substituted 1 base at 1 genomic stop codon) has translation MEATIFRVEVVQGVALEEGEVAGIREELGLLVEDILQVVEVVVEEEQEEMQAEEREEKPQEQGQEEPELEPTTARPLLEALGALQLELSTLNAQASRASXKMSQSRNPQLDRRRAIIQGIPGLWAGAIMNHSQISAMISDQDEDTLSCMINLEVQELGHPRHHCRLMFFFRNNTCCWNDMIIKEYHLSIAGYRASRSTPVQWFWDYEXGAPNCRQDTTSLNFPNWLSDHNCPGSNRIAEIIGEELWPNPLHYYPREEGPTRTDPEMKVPGEPQSLAK, from the exons ATGGAGGCCACCATCTTCAGGGTGGAGGTCGTGCAAGGTGTggccctggaggagggagaggtggcGGGGATCCGGGAGGAGTTAGGGCTGCTGGTGGAGGACATCTTGCAAGTGGTGGaagtggtggtggaggaggagcaggaggagATGCAGGCAGAGGAGCGGGAGGAGAAGCCCCAGGAGCAGGGGCAGGAAGAGCCAGAACTGGAACCCACGACTGCCCGGCCCCTGCTGGAGGCACTGGGGGCCCTGCAGTTAGAGCTGAGCACTCTGAATGCCCAAGCCAGCAGGGCAA GCAAGATGAGTCAGAGCCGGAATCCTCAGTTGGATCGCAGAAGGGCCATCATCCAGGGCATTCCTGGCTTATGGGCCGGAGCCATTATGAACCACTCCCAGATATCGGCCATGATCAGTGACCAAGATGAAGACACGCTCAGCTGCATGATCAATTTGGAGGTGCAGGAACTGGGCCATCCCAGACACCACTGCAGGTTGATGTTTTTCTTTCGGAACAACACCTGCTGCTGGAATGACATGATCATTAAGGAGTATCACCTTAGCATTGCTGGATATAGGGCATCTCGTTCCACTCCCGTCCAGTGGTTCTGGGATTATGAATGAGGAGCCCCCAACTGCAGGCAGGACACCACCAGCCTTAACTTCCCCAACTGGTTGTCTGACCACAACTGCCCAGGGTCTAACAGGATTGCTGAGATCATCGGCGAGGAACTGTGGCCCAATCCCCTGCACTACTACCCTAGGGAGGAAGGCCCCACCAGGACAGACCCGGAGATGAAGGTGCCGGGGGAGCCTCAGAGTTTGGCCAAATAG